The DNA region gaaatatccacatttaaaactttattaatgaaaataaataccttccggtagcgccgccatcttagactcctctgtattcaggagagagtattagcgtagtgtacgcacttttcttagtgacgtatgacgaattcggagggcgggggcacagagcagcagcagagtaacctccgtaggctgcgtaagctctcatcctgaatgcggacgcgatttggatttaatttgtgaaggatggacgcactttttttggacttgaaggtcgtggactatgggtggaccccgtaacattacatttaatcaactaaaagatctaaaacattttctaaaatatccgaaaatgtgtttgtctgaaaaacgatggacatatgcaactcggacagcttgggggtgagtaaatcatgggtttaatatcatttttttgatattttttgacaccaactatccctttaaactatggcctagtcctggtttaagctaatcccagtccgggaaaccacccctaagatgtttaagcatcttttttAAACATGCTTTAGGAAAAGTttttactggtgtgtatcttgagactacggagcccctaaggggacacagagcaaaaattaaataaagtttagtttcgcgtgcgcacgtgaaactatcgcgtgagcacgtgaaactaaactttaacaTTCTCTTTAACATTACCCCAATGTCACCTTAAGGGCTTGGTATGAGACAAATCAGTGCGCCACTGGCGTAttttaagttattttcagtaaaaaagcTCAAACATGTCTAGCTTTAAGCCTCGTCTGTAAAACCTGGGGTTGatcatatcaaatttaaatttataaaaaagcttgttttaatataaaattttattCAAAAAATCTACTGCCTTGGAACAATTATTGTATTTGCAGTAAGTTAATAAACAATCCCTCAGCGCTCTGAGATCTTCACCTTTTTTCTGTACATTTCCATCATGGGGTTAAAATCCATCTTCTCTCCAAACCTAACAGAAGAATTCATCACGGATCATTATGAGCACACAAAAGCCCTGACGGTTCAATACTGCTGTTTACATTCAGGTGATAAAAGTGAAAAAAAGGTCGTAGGTTTGATCCAAGGGAACAcacataatgataaaatgtataccgtGTAATGCACTAAAAggtgctttggataaaagcttttGCCaaatcaatgtaaatgtatgttttataaCACACAGTGCTTCATAATAAAGTCAACGCACTGTACAGCACAGCATCATGTGCCATCCCAaccatatattttttaagatttgTCCCTTTATTAGTATTTTGACAATACACTCAACAATTTATACAAATTGAATGCTAAAgataataacaataaataaaccGAAAAGAAACATTTCTCCATCTTTACTACCATTCAGTTCTGCTACCTCACCTTGGTTGCGGCCCTGTGAATTATTGAATGCCTCCGTGCCAAGCGATCAATATTCCTGGAATAGCCTCCACCGATAACTGTGGCTACAGGAATGCCCTGTTTAATGACTGTCTGAAGTACATAAAGATCCCTCTGGTAAAGCGCAATTGTGCATTGATTTAATTGAATAAACCTATACTCTGATTATGATCATACAGTACACTGGTAATTATATATGGTTTACCTTCATCTGTGAGGCCAAGTCTTCCAAGTTCATTCTCCCAGTGTGGAGCCACTCCAGATCTGGATGAAACATGTCCAGTAACCAAGGGAGGTGTTCCTGTACTGTAGAGTGATTTTGATTACATGATTACATTTTGATTTAGATTACATTTTGatacaatggaagtgaatggtgcctctgatctgtatagttacaaacattcttcaatttgtgtttagcagaacaaagtaatttatacaggattgtaacaacttgagggttAGTAAATAAaggacagaattttcatttttgggtgaacaattcctttaaaggattagtcaattttctttaaaaaaaaaaaaccatataatttactcaccaccatgtcatccaaaatgttgatgtctttctttgttcagtcgagaagaaattatgttttttgaggaaaacattccaggatttttctcattttaatggactttaatggaccccaacacttcacagttttaatgcagtttcaaattgcagtttcaaaggactctaaacgttCTCAAACAAGGCAtaggggtcttatctagcaaaatgattgtcatttttggcaacttctcgtcttcctctggtcatgtgacgcgccagcgcaacctcacgtaatacatcatcacgtcaagaggtccattaaatgagaaatatcctggaatgtttttctcaaaaaaaaaaaaattcttctcgactgaacaaagaaagacatcaacattttggatgacatggtggtgagtaaattatttggatttttttaaggaACTGGATTAATCCTTGAATGTgatgaatgtgtttgtttgcaagTAAATATACCTTTGGAAAGATACTCTTTGTCTTCGATCCCAACTTGCACATTGATATCCAGGTCACTCTGCTGCTTTTCCAATGGAAAGtttttcccacaatgcaatgagAAGGTGAAAACATCTGGCTGCTCCTTAAAAATCAATGCTGTGCTGTCACCCTAGTGGAAAGAGGCAGATAAACATTCTCTATTATTCAGCATCTCAGCAACACAACAAAGAAAGCAAcctgttttaaacaacaacaaaaaacttgACTAGTTCCTTCTAATTATGCTACAAATGTGAAATGTATTGGTTCATAGTGCATGCGACAGACTGGGGTTTAAATGCTAGTGTAATATGAACAGATAAAGTACAAAGTACAGTacaaaaaaaggttttagtacTGTAAGTAAAAATGATCCGCCCTCATCAGGTGTTTGGCAGCCACAGCCAGGTCATTGAGCAGACAGAAGCCTGAGCCATAGCCGGGAAAAGTGTGATGGTTTCCTCAGGCTGTACTACACGCTAGTCGTCTCTGCAGGGCTCTCTCACCTGGACCACATCTGGCATGAAAGAGTAGAGCAATGTTGTGTTTTGCAAACATTTTAAACTCCTATAGCTGTGCATGCTGTTAGTAATGGGCTTTTATCCAATGGCAGAATAGATTAAACCACTTAACAGGTACTGAATGTGCTTTTCAGCACATTATTAACCCCAATTATCTGTAGCCTATTGTAATGCAAATGAAAATTCACAAGTGGAGACAATTGAATAAATTCACAAgtttgcattaacatgtaatcagaTATGATAATAAAGTATATTTGCATATTTGATCGAGGAGAGGGCTCAGAGTTTGGAATGTTTGACTGAACCAAGAGGACTCCCCCtctttaaagtgatagttcacccaaaaattatttcattccTGATAATCATTTCCCCatcccttatgttgttctaaacctgtatgaatttgttttttctaataaacacaaaagaagatattttgataaacaatggtaagcacacatctgaaccattgacttccaaagtaggaaaaataaatacgatggaattcaatgggtacagTCAACTgtatgcttaccatcatttatcaaaatacttccgcaatatttgttttttctactatggaagtcaatggttacaatcagctgtgtgcttaccataatttatcaaaacatcttattttgtgttcatcagaaaaaagtcatgaggatgagaaaataatgacagaattttcatttttgtgtgaactatcccattAAATGAGACAGATACCAGCTGGGATTGAGGCAAAGGGGTGGATGAGGGATGTAGAAAACTGTCACGGGACAGAAATGAGGGACTTCTTTGTGCTGATTGATTGGATTACATGACAATGCTCTCCagaacttagttaaataaactttattactGAAAATTGATTACAATGATCACAATGGAATGACATTTTTTGatggtttatttaaaaaaaaactccatAAAAGAATGATATTCATTAGTGTATTATGGTAATGATGATAATACGATTTTTTTGTATACGATAGTCTAAATTTGAGATTGGTGTGTTTACGTGGCTTGTATTTAAGTCAAAATTTCTTCATGGTCCTGATaacacactattaaaaataaagtttcctTACCCATTTCATATGTCTgacttttttccatgtttaagtgctataattgagtccccagtgcttctatcaacctagaaagtgttaaaaagatcaacacaataacttagttttggtaaccattctctgcaagtatttgaaaaaataggtcattgaaatttggctcccaatgtgatgtcataaggggataataccgccccttaatctgcactatccaaccacgccactgccattaagtgcagatatcagctcatttgcatttaaaaggacacccaaaacggcacatttttgctcacacctacaaagtggcaattttaacatgatataataaattatctatatgatattttaagcTTACTCTGGagacacaaaagatttattttacatctttaaaaagtcttgttgcaaaatgtcttctttaatACAGTGCCAGATTCTCTGAAGCCCAACCTGTTTATCTGTTATGACTTGATCCCCAAGCAGACACAGGACTCCGGGGAACTTTCCCACAGGGAATCTGTGATCTTCTGGAAGACCATATGTACTTAACACGATGAACTATCGGAAGGGCTTTCGATTCAaggcaagtctggaaaaaagtGAGAACGGTTCACACGACTGTAAGTAAAATGTCCTGTCTGGACTAGTTTTACCCTCTTGGGGCTTTAATGTGCTAATATTCAGGAATTAATACATGTTCAGCGGTGAAAAGCCTCTGAAATATGTCCTCTTGTATCCATGCAATGTGTCTGACAGCTGCTCTATGCGTAGGCTCTATATAATTTGCCAGATGATAATTGTAACATTGCTACATTTTACAGTATAACAAATAGCTTGCTTACGCGCGTGCAGTCAGGACATTTGCACTAAAAAACAGCAGCAAGCATATATAGTTCGTGAATAACATGATTTAAAACACATCGTTGTGTCTTACTAAAGATTAAGCATATGCAAGAATACAACCAATATTCACTCCCAGCAGCCCTGAATTTGCACTACTGTATGGAAGCTCGTGAGTCCAATAGTGTCTGTCTGCGGAGTGCAAGAGAGGGGCGTGCCGTTAAGCGGCGTAACTTTTAGCAGGGGGCGGAAATTTAAGTTGTCCAAGTCACACAGAATCCCGCGAGATGTCCGACTTCCGCTAAACTGACGCTAGTAATAGTAAGACGATTGTTTATAGCTCTCTTTCAACTTTAGCGTAATGACAAATAACGTTACTGccgtaaatgttttaaattgagGGCACGGAGGAAGCTTCATAAGacgctctttttttttttttattaacttgaAATTACATCAATACTCATAATAACATACAAAATAGAAATTACAATCAGacaatacaaacaaacaaataaaaaagtataaacatacaaattaagtataaaaaaataaaaataaaataagggcATGAGATCATCATACAAATAACATAAAAGCTTCACATAAGGACCTAGTGCGttttgctttattatttttcaatccAAGAGGTAACTCTACATAATGTTTCATATCTATCtgaaataacaaaaagttaggTTTTCCTTTagcccatttttgtttatgtataTGGTATTTTCCCATAATCAATAAAAGATTAACAACAAAAGTCTCATTTGGTGGCAATTTTTctctattaaaataaaaaaatacatctttCTCAAAAAGGTAAACTTTAATACCAAAACACTTATAAAGGAGGCCTTCCAATTCTATCCAAAACATTTTGCTATATATACAATTGAAAAATAAGTGTACAACATCCTCCTTTTCTGTCCCACAAAAATCACATCTGACATCAGCATCATCATTAAACCTAAGAAAAAGTGTTTTAACAGGGTACACCAAATgaagtattttaaaatgtacttcTCTCACCTTATTTGTTATACAATATTTTTTCGGCAGCAACCATGCATATTTCCATTCAATGCACTCAAATTTAGAATGCCAAAATGTTCTAGAAGATATTGGGCTATATTCTGTAAGTAACTtcctaataaaataattattccATCTTTTATCAGTAATGATCACTCCTTCAAGTGCAATATCAGGTTTAAAACTCACATTCTCATTATACACATATCCTTTAAACAGACATTTTAAACCAGATGGTATAGCATCGAACACTATACAATATTCTTTAGGGACTATTGGAATATTGTACGCTTCATAAGACGCTCGGATGGTCTTATATTGTCTCATTCATCGTCATTGTTAACGTGGGTAGACAATATGGCCATATACGGCATATATGGACATATTTACCATcctaaaattattaaagtaccGAGGCATACCAATATTTAAATCGTGAACTGTTACACAGTGAGGGTGATTTcgtctttttttttaagtaaatgtgcACCTCAGACAGTTTAATATGTATTAAACCAAGATGAAATTCACTTGCAAACTTAATTCTTTTTAAGATTTAAGAGAAATCTACAGAGCTCACGTGGTTTTATAAGAAATGGCTACTAACAGATAACATCTGGTGATATTGtgaaggtttataaaaataactattcacaacaggtaacattgtaaaggtgtataaaaataactattcacaacaggtaacatctggtgacattgtaaaggtttataaaaataactatgcaCAACATGTAACAACTGgtgacattgtaaaggtttataaaataattattcacaacaggtaacatctggtgacattgtgaaggtttataaaaataactattcacACAGGTAACATTGTAAAGgtgtataaaaataactatgcaCAACATGTAACAACTGgtgacattgtaaaggtttataaaaataactattcacaacaggtaacattataaatgtgtataaaaataactattcacaacaggtaacatctggtgacattgtaaaggtttataaaaataactatgcaCAACAGGTAACATTGTAAAGGTGTAAAAAAATAACTATTcacaacaggtaacatctggtgacattgtaaaggtttataaaaataaccattcacaacaggtaacattgtaaaggtgtataaaaataactattcacAACAAGTAACATCTGgtgacattgtaaaggtttataaaaataactatgcaCAACATGTGACAACTGGtgattgtaaaggtttataaaataattattcacaacaggtaacatctggtgacattgtgaaggtttataaaaataactattcacACAGGTAACATTGTAAAGgtgtataaaaataactatgcaCAACATGTAACAACTGgtgacattgtaaaggtttataaaaataactattcacaacaggtaacattgtaaaggtgtataaaaataactatgcaCAACATGTAACAACTGGTGACATTGTataggtttataaaaataaccatTCACAACATGTAACATCTGGTGACATTgaaaaggtttataaaaataaatatccaCAACATGTAACAACTAGTGagattgtaaaggtttataaaataataattcacaacaggtaacatctggtgacattgtaaaggtttataaaaatatcattttagCAAGATCACCCTACAATAAATTATAACACAGCATTATGAGAGGcatcaggagctgatcccaagtgTATAGCTGGAAGCTGTTGATGTATGTACAGTATTGGTAAAGTGCACATGaatgcattttataataataatgcatcCAATGTCAACCCTGTGTAGAGCTGAGAAATgtggttgtttctcagcagcAGTAATGTCCAATGGTGCCAGCTTAACACATTGgtgcagtttcccagacagggcttagtcaggggtgcccaaaatcagtcctggagggccggtgtcctgcagagtttagcttttACTTGCATCAGAGCACCTGCCAGTAAGTTTCTAGTATGCTTAGTAGGACattaattggctgcttcaggtgtgtttgattagggttagagctaaactttgcaggacacaGTTTGGAAACCCTTTGTTTAGATCAGGGGTGACccaccctgttcctggagatctaccctcctgcatattttagttcTA from Paramisgurnus dabryanus chromosome 8, PD_genome_1.1, whole genome shotgun sequence includes:
- the hdac12 gene encoding LOW QUALITY PROTEIN: uncharacterized protein SYNPCC7002_A1628 (The sequence of the model RefSeq protein was modified relative to this genomic sequence to represent the inferred CDS: inserted 3 bases in 2 codons; substituted 2 bases at 2 genomic stop codons), encoding MRQYKTIRASYEAYNIPIVPKEYCIVFDAIPSGLKCLFKGYVYNENTCLESKALPIVHRVKYIXGLPEDHRFPVGKFPGVLCLLGDQVITDKQVGLQRIWHCERALQRRLACSTAXGNHHTFPGYGSGFCLLNDLAVAAKHLIAEMLNNRECLSASFHXGDSTALIFKEQPDVFTFSLHCGKNFPLEKQQSDLDINVQVGIEDKEYLSKVQEHLPWLLDMFHPDXGVAPHWENELGRLGLTDEGLYQRDLYVLQTVIKQGIPVATVIGGGYSRNIDRLARRHSIIHRAATKVWREDGF